A single region of the Branchiostoma lanceolatum isolate klBraLanc5 chromosome 1, klBraLanc5.hap2, whole genome shotgun sequence genome encodes:
- the LOC136433657 gene encoding dynein light chain Tctex-type 1 produces MDDFQTGEETAFVVDEVSNIIKESVEGAIGGNAYQHNKVNQWTSNVVEQCLNQLTKLNKPFKYIVTCVIMQKNGAGLHTASSCFWDNTTDGSCTVRWENKTMYCIVSVFGLAI; encoded by the exons ATGGACGACTTTCAAACAGGGGAAGAG ACAGCCTTTGTAGTGGATGAGGTCAGCAACATCATCAAAGAG TCTGTTGAAGGTGCCATCGGTGGTAATGCCTACCAGCACAACAAGGTGAACCAGTGGACATCCAATGTGGTGGAACAGTGTCTGAATCAGCTTACTAAGCTCAACAAACCATTCAAGTACATAG TGACCTGTGTGATTATGCAGAAGAACGGTGCAGGGCTGCACACGGCCAGCTCCTGCTTCTGGGACAACACCACTGACG GTAGCTGTACAGTGAGGTGGGAAAACAAGACCATGTACTGTATCGTCAGTGTTTTCGGTCTGGCCATCTGA